ACATATCGCCCGGTAATCCGGACTCGCAAGCTTTGCAGGATCTTCTCTTGCTTGTTGCTGACTCCATCAGTCGGATCAATGATGATATTGTGTATATTTCTGGTTTGAATGAGAAACCTAGCGATTGTAATGGAAAAATATGAAACGCCTGAAATGGGGGTAGTGATGAGTGTCATGCTATTTAGAGGATGTTATTGACTCTAACAATTTTAGCCGTTTAATTTATCCGAGTGAATTTCAACGTTGAAAAACTGTTGGGGTATTGGGGAGCCGGGCTTTCAACTGTCCTTGCCATCCTGAAGATTTATGATTTTTACTACGACAGAGTACACATCAAGGTGAAAGTGAAGGGCGGATGGAGAGCTGGGCCGGTCAGCCCTTATGGAGATAAAGATCTTATTTTGATTTCAGTCTGTAACGAAGGAAGGAGATCGGCCACTATAACGAAAGCAGCCCTATTAATGCCGCGGACGATTGACCACAAGTATGTGGTTTGTCTTGATTCTATCACGGCGGTGAGGCCTGTAGACCTTACTGAAGGAAAAGCTCACGACTATGTGATAGTTGAAGATGAAGTCAAAAAGCTAGGAAGCATTAACCCTCAAAAATATGTAGCAGTTGTTTATGATGCCACAGGAAAAGGTTATTGGTCTCATGGTCCAATCAGAAGATTGTGGCGGGTAGGGAGATGGGCATAGACACAGACGCGGTCAACTACAGGAGGGTGAAACATCTCTTATTGGCTGTTGCCTAATTCTCCATGAATATTGCTGAGGTAAAATTGAAAATCGATGCTAGCCAACCTTCTCATATAGATTTGATAAGGTTAATGGTAGCGATTAACGATATTCAACGAGCAAACCGTTGCATGATTGCCGATATTGTTCCGCCACCAAATGTTCCAGTAATTGGTTTTGATAAGGATTCTAGAGGTTACAATTTATATTTTGTTCGTCTGGTTTGTGGTCACCTAAAAGAAGGATTGAATGCTTTTAGAAAACTTGTCCAGGACCCTATTGCGAGAAAAATTATTCTTAACTGGGAGGGAGAAAAAAAACGAGTTTACGAAGTTTTGTGTAAAGCTTCTGACCCTAACGATCCTCAATGTTTTTTTAAAAAGGAACTTGCCGACTTGCGAGATGATGCCTGTTTTCATTATCCGTATGAAAAATTCCAAAACCAAATTACAAATGATTCTAAAGAAGGACTTCCTGCAATTATTTATGCAGGAGAAACTTATGGAGAAACTTATTATCGATATGCTGACGATCTCATTGCTAGAATCATTTTTAAAACCGCAAATGGAACTGAGGATGGATTTAAAGCTCTCATTGCACAGGTGAGAGATCTTCAAAGAGATTTAACTATATTTGTTGACGCCTATTTATCGGACTCCGGATTGATAGACGGATGATCCAGGTATTTCTAAATTAAAACTGCGCCTGCGATTGTCCTTATGTGAATTAGGCTAACAAAAATCCTGCTGAAAGATGGTCCTTTCTATTGAAAAACTCATAGAGTTAGTTGCCCATGTATTTGTTTATATCCGGTACGAATTCCCAGTATTGCTGGAATGAATAAAATCAAAAAGGTTTTAATTCGAAATCCCATTCTTTGTTCCTCATGAATCCCAAGTAAGCCTGGCGCGAAGAAACTTATGATGAGGATAATCGCAAGCGTAAGAATGAATATCGTTAGAACGGATGGAGGGCTTTCACTTTCCTCTTTTATTTTTGTAATGGGAAACCAATAGGCGGCGCTCATAATCAGCCAAAGTAAGACTGCTTGGACCACCGAGCGCATGATTTCCCACCATTCCATAGGAATTGTCCTTGTTGACTGCGTAGGTTCTTATTTTTATGCCTTGTGTTTCAAGGCAATTTCGAAGCCGGCAGGATCCTTTCCGATAATTTCGTCCCCAAAATAAGTATCGGTTTCGATTTGTCGAAGATGTCCGACGAGATAATCCCAGCTTCGCTTCGTCGTTCGTTGAACAATGCCAAAATAGGTGTAGTCCTCCGACCGTCGGGAAGGAGAAATGCAATCCACCAGTCGAACTTCGAGAAGCCCCGCTTCTTTTTCCCTACGAGGATGGATGTAAATCGTCTCGCCGATAAAATATTCCGGAGCATTCTCCCCCTTGGGCTTTTTCTTGCTCCGAGATTTTGGAGCTTCGAGTCCAAGCTCGATCAACCGTTGATGAGTCAGTTTGTCGTCGATGCGTCTATGTTTCCGACTGAGTTGCTTGGCTTCTTGCCTGGGACCCCGAAAAGCGCCGCGGCCTTTCTTTGAACCACTATGTTCCGTCTTTAAGTATCTCATGGGTATTCTTTCTGAATCATGCGACCGCACTGATGCCGTATTTCTCAACCAGTGAAAGTAATTTAAGGGCCGGGCCAGAAGGGCGCTTTTCTCCGCGCTCCCACTTGCTAACCAGGCTTATCGTGACGTTCAGATAATTGGCGAAGACTGCCTGGCTTACATGTTCCCTCTGGCGAAGCGCCTTGATCTTCTTCGGCGTCAGGGGCTGGATGGGCGTCAGGCACGATTCGTCAAAGCGGCGCATTGTTTGCTTGTCGATCATGCCGGCTTCATGAAGATCGCCTGCAGTTTCGTGAATGGCGGCTTTGACTCCTTTTTGGTACGTCTGATTCATCTAACCGACCGATTTCTCCAAAATCTCCTCGACGAGACGATTCAACGACTTGCCGTTGCCTTCAGCCTTGAGGACCAGGGCCTTATGAATCTGAGGTCGGATGCGTGTCATGAACTTTCCTGAATATTTCTTCGTGGCTACCGGCTCCGGAATGGGATTTCCCGCCGCCTTGGCGCCCATGATCCAGGACTCGATGGCATCTTCGGCATTGCGAGCCGCTTCTTCAAAGGTCGTTCCGTGCGTGGCACAGCCCGGAAGTTCGGGGACCTCCGCGATATAGGCGTCATCTTCCGGAGACCAGTAGATTCTCACCCCGTATTTGTATCCGCTTTTCTTTTTTGCTTTCATAACAGCCCTCCTTTTTTCAGGACCGCCTTCACTTGCTTTTGCTGGTACGGCTTAATCTCTTTGCTGTGAGTCGCTATCGTTATTGGGTCGAAACCGGCTCGAAACCATACTTCGTGAGAGCCCTTTCCGCCTATTTTGTTGAAGCCAACCCGCTTTAGGAGCGTCTCCAGTTCCGCTTTTTTGATCGTTTCATTTTCAAGTTTTGCCAGGAGTTTCTTGTTGTTGCCCACTTCTGCATAGTATCAAAATTGATATTACTTGCAAGGGTCGATTGACGGGGATTTATGAAACAAAATGTGAGGGGTAACGAGGCAGGCCGGGGGCATAATTGGGGGCAATATTTAAAATCGTATAAATAAAATTTATTAATTACAATGACTTATGATGGTTATTCCATAGCCGCCAGCTCCACACCAAACCGCCGAAAGGCGGTTTTTTTTTAGCGCCTCACAATGGTCAGGCATAGACCGGACTTCGGATTGACCGTTTTAACAAAACGATCGATGAAATCGATTCCAGGCATGGATCGCCCCGTCTCATACTGGGCATATGCCCCATGTGCCGTATAATCCATCGCCTTGGCGACTTCGCGAACCGACAGATTTTTGGCTTCTCTTTGCCGTTTGAGGAATAGCGCCATCAAACGAGCCGGCTCGTTGGAAGATACAAGAAAATCCTTTGGGCCTGTGGACTCCACGATAACCTTAAAACCGTTCTTGTTTGCCAGGGTCTCGATCGCATCGGCGATCATTTTTAGGGCTTCCTTTTTGCTTCTGCCTTGCGTCGCTAAGTCCAGTTCGGGGACTTCGACCATCCAAAACTTGCCATCCTTTTGCAGCTTACCCGTAAAATACATAGGACCTCCTATTTCCCCTTGGGCGGATTGTTCTCCGCCTTCTTCAAGATCTTCTTTGCGAGGATTTCTCCGATCTCGCTATGTCTAGGAACCGGTTCTTCCATATCGCCATTCGTCCAAACTTCGTGGTTTCCACCTTGCCTTTTTAGCCACCAGCCGAATGCTTTAAGCTTTCTTTCCACCTCCCGTTTTTTCATTTGAGGATTGTATATATATTTACATACAAATCAAGTAATGAAAGGAGGGGGTAGGGTGTTAGGGTGGTGAAATAATTGGGGGTTAAACTCAGGGAGTTGATGTGAAAATAAGTAATTGCAGGCAATTATGTGTCCTCACCGCTCCACCACCACCTCAATCCTCCCCGCCCGAACCGCCTTTTTGAACAATCCGTAATCCCGCTCGTTCTGGTCGGCGTAGGCCTCCGCGAAATCCGCCACGGCCTCGTCCAAGACGTCGCTTTTCCCCATGTAGCCGGAAAGGAGCGCCGCCGTTCCGGAGCGCGCGTGGGCCCGGGCCAGCGCCCAACCGCAGGCCCCGCCGTACTCCGCCAGGTGCTGGGCGTTGAAGATCTCCACCAAGGGCTTCAGCTTGAAGTCGCGCAATTGCCGAATGTAAAAATCCTTGCCCCGGCTCGAACGGGCCCATCCCAGGAAAATATCGCTGGCCGCCTGCATGATGCGCTGCCCGACCACCACCCGTTGTCCGTGATTTTTGAATGGGCTCTTCCCGGAGTAGGGCTCCAAAACTGAGGACCGCGCCTCCTTGATTTGCAAAATGAGGGGGTCGCCCTCCTGCGAAAGAAACAAGGCTACCATGCAAATCGTCCCCACGCTCCCGATGCCGACCACCTTGATCGCAACGTCGGCGAGTGAATAGCGGTCGTACAAGATCCGCCGTTCGTGCGGCAGGGAGTCCCGATACATCTTGAAGCCGTCATGGACGCGACGGGCGATATCGGGAAATTTCTTTTTATCCGCGTGGTAAATGAAGGGCGGGTCGTCCTTGAACAGGGTTCGGCCGTCCTTCTCCTCCACCAATTTGGGAAAATCCGCCTCCGCGGAGGTCTTGCTGACGGCTTTCTTCAAGCGCTTGCGTCTCAACTTGAGCATTTCCGGGTCCTGGGTGGTTTCGATCAAGGCCTTGGCGTCTATCGAAGCGTACCAAGCCTCCAGCACATTCATCTCGGCGAGCTCGAGCATGCGCTCCCGATAGGATCGAACGGTCGCCAGGGCCGCCTCGCGGCATTGAGGCTTCGACAATCCATTGTTGCGCCCCGCGATGACGAAACTCGCCGCCAGGCGCTTTAGGTCCCACTCCCAGGGCGCGGGGTGAGTCTCGTCAAAGTCGTTGATGTCGAAAATCACCCGGCGTTCCGGGGTGCCGAATCCCCCAAAATTGAGCAGGTGGCAGTCCCCGCAGGCCTGCAGGGTGATTCCGTTGCGGGCCGTGTGCGCCAAATCCGCCGCCATAATCGCGGCGGCGCCCCGGTAAAAGGTGAAGGGAGAGGCGAGCATGCGACCGTATCGAATGGGGATCAGCTCGGGAAGACGGCCTTTGCTGGACTTGGTCAAGATATCGACGGGGTCGGGGCGTGAGGCATGAACCTGGTATGTCGCTTGCGACTTTCGGGAGGTCTTTTGGCGCAATCGCTTGCCGGCATCGAATAATTCATGCCGGGCGATCAAGGCGGGTTGAGCGATCTCTTTGGGGGACATCTTTGGTGCCATGTTTAGGCCTACAGATCCCTTCAACAACGCAAGGTATTAAAATGGTAGGCTTGGGGAACGTCTCATGCAAGCCGAGAATGAATGTATCCTGTGTCCTTATGAATACTTCGGCGGCGGGTCGTGCCGCGCCGGTCCGCAGCAAAATCGTATCCCTTGCCTCCCGAACCTTTTCAAAATACCCTGAACCAGCCTCCAAGCCCCACATCCCGGAGCCTGCTTCGTGAAAGCCCAGCCTAATTCCAACAATCTCTTCGGCCTCACGACCGTCATCGTCCTCCTCGTCTCCGTCGACGCGATGGACAGCATCATGGTGGGGACGGCCATGCCGACAATCCTCGCCAGCCTCGGCGGCATCGGTTGGTACGGTTGGACGGTGGGCGCCTTCGGGCTGGCCAGCTTCGCCGCGATTCCCATCTTCGGCCACCTCACCTCGCGCTGGAGATTGCGCAACGTCATCTTCCTAGCCCTGGGACTCTTCCTCCTCGGTTCCGTCGCCGCGGCCTTGGCGCCGAAGATGAAATTGCTCGTCGGCGCGCGGGTCCTGCAGGGACTCGGCATGGGCGGGATCACCGCGCTGCCCTTCGCCATCATCTCCACCCAATATCCCTCGCAGCACCGCGCCAAGCCGCTGGGCCTGATCTCGCCGGTCTTCGTGGTCTGCGGCCTGCTGGCCCCCTTCCTCGCCTCCCAGCTCCTCGAGCGCGCGGCCTGGCCCTGGGTCTTTTGGATCAACATCCCCTTGGTGCTGATCATCGGCGCCCTCGTGTTTCGCATGCTGCCGCCGACGCCGCCGGCCGCCGCCGCGGGGCCCGCAGCCAAGATGAATCTCTTGGGCCCCATCCTGTTCAGCGTCCTAGCCGGCTTCTCCCTCAAGGCCTTCACCTCGGTCTGGCCGGTGAACCTGATCCAATGGGGGGTCGCCGTGGCGGCCTTGGCCGTCTTCGTCTGGCACGAGCGCCGCCACCCCAATCCCTTCATCCCCGCCGACGCCTTCAGCCTCGCCAAGCCGCTCGGCGCAATCTTCCTGGCGGTGATTTTGGTGCGGGCCTGCTTCGGCGCGGCGCGCATCTACGTCCCGCTCCTGCTGGAAGGCGTCTGGGGCCTGAACGCCCTGGCCGCGGGCTTCAGCCTCACCCTGGCCTCGCTCACCTGGAGCGGCGGCGGATTTTTCGTCGCGGCCAAGCGGGCGACGCGAACGCCGCTCGCGAAGTGGGGGACCCTGCTCATCGTCGCGTCCCTCGCCATGCTCTTGGCGGTCCTGTGGACCCAAAGCGAGGTGCTGCTCGCCTACGGCCTCTGGGCCTTGGTCGGCTTAGGCATGGGCGTCGCCACCTCGATCTACAGCGCCGCCGCCATGCAGCTCGCCGAGGCCTACCCGCGGGGCGTGACCGGCTCGACCCTGCAGCTGGGCACGGCCCTCGGCAGCGCGCTGGGACCGGCCGCCGCCAACACCATCGCCCAGCTGGGATTTTCCAAGGGCTTCGACCCGAAGCTCTTGGACGAGGGCGCCTTGACCGGCGCCTCGCTGCGCTCGCTCCTGCTCGGCGCCAGTTTCGCGCAGGGGCTGGCGATTGTCTTGGCCCTCGCCAGCATCTTGATGGCTTGGCGCTTCTTTCGCTCGCAGCGGCCGGCGGCGGGGAAGGGAGGGGAGGCGGGGTGAAAGAGCTCGTCGTGTCGCTCGAGACGCCGCGGCTGCGGCTGCGCCCCTGGAAGGACTCCGACCTCGAGCCCTTCGCGAGGCTCAACGCCGATCCCCGCGTCATGGAGTTTTTTCCGAAAACGCTGAGCCGCGAGGAGAGCGACGCCGTGGCCGCGGCGATCCGCGCGCGCTTCGACGCCTGGGGCTACGGTTTCTGGGCGGCGGAATTGAAGTCGAGCGGCGCCTTTATCGGATTCATCGGCCTCTCCCACCCGAGCTTCCAGGCCCACTTCACGCCTTGCACCGAGATCGGCTGGCGGCTGGACCCCGCGTATTGGGGCCAAGGCCTCGCCACCGAGGGGGCGCGGGCCGCGGCGGCCTTCGCCTTCGACACCCTGCGATTGCCCGAGTTGGTTTCCTTTACCGTCCCCGCCAATCTCCGCTCGCGGGCCGTGATGGAGCGCCTGGGCATGCGGTGGGACCCCGCCGAAGACTTCGACCACCCCGGCCTGCCCGAGGGGCATCCGCTGCGACGCCACGTCCTGTATCGCCTGAAATCTCCCCAGTAGAATTTATTTCCGGCTCACCACCGCCAGCCAGGGCTGCTCGTGCCGGGGCTTGCCGGCGGGGCGGTAATAATGACGCAGCACCGTGAAGCCGGCGGCCTCGAGGTAGCGGCGGTAGGCCTCGAATTCCATGAAGGTGCCGTAGCGGCCGCCCTGCCAGCCCTCGTCTTGGCCGCGGGGATTGGAAGAGAACAAGACCCCGCCGGGGCGCAGGCTGGTCCAAAACTCGCGAAGGACCCGCGGCAGTTCCTGGGAAGGGACGTGGAAGAGGCTGGCGTTGGCGAAGATCCCGTCGAAACCCTCCGCCGGCAGCTCCAATTTCAAGAAATCCTGCTGCCACACCTCGCAGCCGGAATGCTCGCGCGCCATTCTGCAGAAGGCGGGACAGCCCTCCAGGCCGACCGTGCGGTGGCCAAGGCGGGCGAAGGCGGCCAGGTCGCGGCCCGGGCCGCAGCCGAAGTCGAGGATGTCGTAGCGCTCCTTCGGCGGCAGCGCCTCCAAGAGGGCCTGGATGTTCTGCCGGACGTCGTGGTCCTTCGTGCCCTCCCAAAAATCCGCCGCGCGGCCCTCGTAGTCGGCGAGCGTCCGTTGAGAGATCTCTTCTAAGGTTTGCGGGTCTAAGGTCGTTCGCACCATGCCAAAGCATCCTCCAGGCGGTCGTCGCCCCAAAACAGCTCTTCGCCGACCACGAAGGAAGGCGCCCCGAAGATGCCCAGCGACTTCGCCCGTTCGGTCTGCGCGCGCAGCGCGGCCTTGTTTGCCTCGGCCTCGGCGCGCTTCAAGACCTCCGCGGGTTCTAGGCCCAGGCCGGCAAGCAGCGGGGATAAGACCTCAAGTCGGCCGATGTCCAAGTCCTCGACGAAATTCGCCGCGTAGACCCGGCGCGAAAATTCCGGCGCCCAGCCCTCGCCGGCGCCGAGCAGCGCGATGCGCGCGGCCGGCAGGCCGTTGCGCGGAAACTGCGAAGGCCTGCGGAAGGCCAGCCCGTAGCGCCCCGCGCGCCGCTCCAGGTCGCGCCACATGTAGCGGCCCTTGACCGGAAAGTGATTGAAGGGCGAATCCGTCCAGCCCTGCTCTTTAAAGATCGGCCCCAGCAGGAAGGGGCGCCAGCGCACCTCGATCCCGCGCGCTCGGGCGAGCGATTCGATGCGCAGCGCCGACAGGTAGGAATAAGTGCTGGCGAACTCGTAGAAAAATTCCAAGGTCCTCACCGGGCCCACCGGGGTTTGACTATTTTGGGAAATCGGGTTCATCTGTAGGTGAGGATGTCTCAATGACGCGAAAAAGTCTAATGCCTGTTCGGGAAGATTATATTTCGACACCCCTGGGCGTGATGAGTGTCGAGTACTCTCCGGAGGGGAATCTTCTAAGACTCGAGTTTATGCCGTCGGATTCGGAATCAAGCTCTGCTAGTCCCGTCGTTAGTTCCAAGGCCTCGTCCTTGTCCCTCCAAATAGGAGAATATTTCGCGGGGGCGCGCCGCGACTTCGACATCCCGCTCGCCCCCGAGGGCACCGAATTTCAAAGGCGGGTCTGGGAAGAGCTGCGCCGCATTCCTTGCGGGAGTACCATTTCCTACGCCGAGCTGGCGCGGCGCCTCGGCGACCCGCGGGCCGTTCGCGCCGTCGCCCGGGCCAACGCCCTCAACCCCATCGCCATCCTGATCCCCTGCCACCGCGTCATCGGCAGCGACGGGACCCTGACCGGCTATGCGGGCGGGCTGGAGCGCAAGGCGCGCCTCTTGGAGTTGGAGGGCGCGATCGTGCCCCCGGAGCGACGACAAATTTCCTTGTTTCCCCAAGTTTAAGTTCTAAACTAAGGGCCGCACGGGGCTCATTTTAACGGGAGGTTCGCCATGAGAAGGTTCTCTATCTTCATTTTATTCTTGGCCGTCTCGGCCTTGCCGCTTGGCTCCGGCTTCGCGGCCAAGGCGAAAAAGTCCCCCGCGGACGCGCCCTTCGAGACCCTCAAGTCTCTCCAGGGCACCTGGAAGGGGCAGATCGAGATGGACGGAAAGAAGGAAGAGGCGACGCTGGTCTATAAGGTCACTTCGGGCGGGACCGCCCTCGAAGAGACTATCTTCGCCGGCAGTCCCAAGGAGATGGTTTCGGTCTACTTCCAAGATAAAGACCGCGTGATGATGACCCACTACTGCGCGCTCGGCAACCAGCCCCGCATGCAGGTCACCGAATCGGCCAAGGGCAAGATTCGTTTCGAGATGGTCGACGCCACCGGGATGAAGACGCCGCAGGACCCCCACATGGGCGGGCTGACCCTCACCCTCAAGGACAAGGATCGCTTCGAGCAGGCCTGGGTGCATTACAATCCCGACGGCACCAGCAACACCTCGGTCTTCGCCTGGGAGCGGGTAAAATAATCGCCGCGTTTGACCTGTTACCGATTGCTCCTGCTCTGCCGAGAGAGGAAGATTCCGGTGATCGGCCTCAATATTTACTCCGGCGGGAATAAAATCAGTTTTTCAACAGCTTAATAGCCCCGGTCGCCGACGCGGCGGATGGCGCGACGCCCGAAGATCGCCGCGGGCGAGCGGTAGTGCTTGAACTCGAGCAGGTTGCCCGAGGGGTCTTGCAGGAAGAAGGTGCGGTGCTCGACGGGGGTGCCGGGGAAACGCACCTTCGGCTCTTGGTAGAATTTCAATTTTTTGCGTCGCGCCCGGGCGAGCAGCCGCTTCCAGGCCGCGAGGGTGGGGAAGACCAAACCGAAATGCCGCGGGTAGATCCCGCGCTGCGCCCGCGGCTCGCGGTCGCTGAGCTGGGCCACGATCTGATGGCCGCCCAGCTGGAGGATCAGCGAGTGCTTCGACTCGCGGCCGGCCTTGCAGCCCAAGGACAAGTAGAACTTCTTCGCCGCGGCCAGGCTGCGCACGGGAAAGGCCAGGTGGAAGCGAGGTTCAGCCATGGGCTCGGCCTCGCTTGCGGTAGTCGCGGTAAATTCGGTGCACGTAGCGCCCGAGGGCGGAGTCGGCCCATTGCGCGTTCAGCTTCCTCAATGGCTCCGGCAGGCTGTCGATCGCGGGCCAGGGATAGTCGTGCTCCGGTGGCGTGAAGAGCGGCGCCAGGAGCGCCGCGGCCGCCATGTCGGCGCGGCCGAAGCGGCCGCCGACCAGAAATTCCCGGCGCGCCACCTCGCGGTCCAGGCGCCGCAGAGCCTCGTCGAGGGCCTGCTTCGAGCGCTTCACCGGATCGGGGTAGATGTTCATACTCTTGCGCATCAGTCGCTTTACCAAGGGATAGGTGAAGAAATATAAATATTTTCCGTACCAGGCCTGCTGCTCCAAGATCAGCTTCGGCATCAGGCTGGGCTCGTCGAGCAGGTAGTGATAGAAGTAGCGCCGCAGGTGCTTGCCGACCTCGGCGTCGCAATATTCCTCCCACTCCAAGGCCTCCTTTTGCTCCCCGGCCTTCTCCGGGATCAGGGGAGGGGAGGGGATGGCCGTCTCGAGAAACTCGAGAATGTTCGTCGAGTCCTGCAGGATCTTGCCCTCGTAGTCCAGGATCGGGACGCAGGTGCGCTTGGCCAGGCGCTTGGTGGTGAGGATGTGCGGGCCGGGCAGGAGGTTGACGATCTCGTAGGGCAAGCCCTTGTAGTCGAGGGCCCAGCGGCTCTTCTCGCAGTAATGAGAGATGGGAAATTGGTAGAGTCGGATCATCCGGGATCCTTAGGAGACGAAGGCCTTGACGCCCGCCCTGATCTGATCTTGACTGGGCGTTCCAAGCGCATCATGGGCCCAAGCCCTCCGCATTTCAAGGGAGAAACATGCCGTCGCAAATCTACAAACCCGAAAAGGTCCAAGGCCCCTTCGACGCTATCGTGATCGGCTCCGGCATCGGCGGGCTGGCCGCGGCCGGGCTGCTGGCCCGCGAAGGGCGCAGGGTCCTCGTCCTCGAGCGGCATTACGTCGCGGGGGGCTTCACCCACACCTTCTCCCGCAAGGGCTACGAGTGGGACGTCGGCCTGCACTACGTCGGTGAGGTGCACCGGAAAAATTCGATCCTGGCGCGGGTCCTCGAGGCCCTGACCGGCGGCGCGCTGCAGTGGAACAAGATGCCGGCGGTCTACGACCGGGCCTGCTTCGGCGAAGAGGTCTTCGACTACGAGGCGCCGCGAGAGCGGCTTCGGCAGAGGCTAGAAGAAAGATTTCCCCGCGAGCATGGGGCCATCACCGAGTATTTCCGCCTGGTCGACGAGGTGAACGGCGCGGCGAAGAGCTTCTACATGGCCAAGGCCCTGCCCGCGGCGCTGGGCGCCCTGGCGGGTGGGCTGCTCTCGCGGCGTTTTCATCGGCTTTCCGACTGTACCACCTACGAGGTGCTCTCGGGCCTGACCTCCGACCCCAAGCTGATCGGCGTCCTGACCGCGCAGTACGGCGACTACGGCCTGCCGCCCAAGCAGAGCAGCTTCGCCATCCATGCCCTGGTGACCCGGCACTATTTCGACGGCGGGAATTACCCCGTCGGCGGCTCGGGCCGCATCGCCGAGACGATGGCGCCGGGCATCGAGGCGGCGGGTGGACAGATCCTGGTGAAGGCCGAGGTGCGCGAGATCTTGCTGCGTGGGGGACGCGCGGCCGGCGTGAGGCTGAGCGACGGCCTCGAGATTGCCGCGCCGCTCGTGATCAGCGACGCGGGGGCGGGCAACACCTTTATGCGCCTCATCCCCGAGTCGGAAGGGCGCGTCGCCAAGATTCGCCGGGCCCTGCGCGAGATCAGGCCCTCGGCCGGCCACCTCTGCCTCTACGCCGGGCTCAAGCACTCCGGCGCCGAGCTGGGGATCACGCCCACCAATTACTGGATCTACCCCGGCTACGACCACGACCGAAACCTCGAGCGTTTCCGCCGGGACCCGGAAGCCCCTTTGCCGGTCTGCTATCTTTCCTTTCCCTCCTTCAAGGACCCGGCCTGGGAGGCGCAGCATCCGGGGCGCTCCACGATCGAGGCCATCACCTTCGCGCCTTACGACTGGTTCCGGCGTTGGGAGGCGACCGAGTGGCGCAAGCGCGGCGCCGACTACGAGGCCCTCAAGGAGCGTTTCGCCCGGCGCCTGCTCGAGCAGTTGGACCGCTGGGTCCCGGAGGTTCGAGGCAAGATCGATTACTACGAGCTCTCCACGCCGCTCTCGACGCGGCACTTCGCCAACTACCCGGAGGGCGAGATCTACGGACTCGACC
The window above is part of the Deltaproteobacteria bacterium PRO3 genome. Proteins encoded here:
- a CDS encoding NAD(P)/FAD-dependent oxidoreductase — encoded protein: MPSQIYKPEKVQGPFDAIVIGSGIGGLAAAGLLAREGRRVLVLERHYVAGGFTHTFSRKGYEWDVGLHYVGEVHRKNSILARVLEALTGGALQWNKMPAVYDRACFGEEVFDYEAPRERLRQRLEERFPREHGAITEYFRLVDEVNGAAKSFYMAKALPAALGALAGGLLSRRFHRLSDCTTYEVLSGLTSDPKLIGVLTAQYGDYGLPPKQSSFAIHALVTRHYFDGGNYPVGGSGRIAETMAPGIEAAGGQILVKAEVREILLRGGRAAGVRLSDGLEIAAPLVISDAGAGNTFMRLIPESEGRVAKIRRALREIRPSAGHLCLYAGLKHSGAELGITPTNYWIYPGYDHDRNLERFRRDPEAPLPVCYLSFPSFKDPAWEAQHPGRSTIEAITFAPYDWFRRWEATEWRKRGADYEALKERFARRLLEQLDRWVPEVRGKIDYYELSTPLSTRHFANYPEGEIYGLDHTPRRFRQTWLKPRTPIPGLFLAGQDVVSDGIAGALMGGVLAAAAVLRRNVLQDLMKPRP
- a CDS encoding glutathione S-transferase family protein, whose translation is MIRLYQFPISHYCEKSRWALDYKGLPYEIVNLLPGPHILTTKRLAKRTCVPILDYEGKILQDSTNILEFLETAIPSPPLIPEKAGEQKEALEWEEYCDAEVGKHLRRYFYHYLLDEPSLMPKLILEQQAWYGKYLYFFTYPLVKRLMRKSMNIYPDPVKRSKQALDEALRRLDREVARREFLVGGRFGRADMAAAALLAPLFTPPEHDYPWPAIDSLPEPLRKLNAQWADSALGRYVHRIYRDYRKRGRAHG